The Prionailurus viverrinus isolate Anna chromosome B4, UM_Priviv_1.0, whole genome shotgun sequence genome has a window encoding:
- the WNT1 gene encoding proto-oncogene Wnt-1 gives MGHWALLPGWVSATLWLALAALPAALAANSSGRWWGIVNVASSTNLLTDSKSLQLVLEPSLQLLSRKQRRLIRQNPGILHSVSGGLQSAVRECKWQFRNRRWNCPTATGPHLFGKIVNRGCRETAFIFAITSAGVTHSVARSCSEGSIESCTCDYRRRGPGGPDWHWGGCSDNIDFGRLFGREFVDSGEKGRDLRFLMNLHNNEAGRTTVFSEMRQECKCHGMSGSCTVRTCWMRLPTLRAVGDVLRDRFDGASRVLYGNRGSNRASRAELLRLEPEDPAHKPPSPHDLVYFEKSPNFCTYSGRLGTAGTAGRACNSSSPALDGCELLCCGRGHRTRTQRVTERCNCTFHWCCHVSCRNCTHTRVLHECL, from the exons ATGGGGCACTGGGCGCTGCTGCCCGGCTGGGTTTCTGCTACGCTGTGGCTGGCGCTGGCCGCTCTGCCCGCAGCCCTGGCCGCCAACAGCAGTGGCCGATGGTG GGGCATCGTGAACGTAGCCTCCTCCACGAACCTGCTGACCGACTCCAAGAGTCTACAACTGGTGCTGGAGCCCAGTCTTCAGCTGCTGAGCCGCAAACAGAGGAGGCTGATCCGCCAGAACCCGGGGATCCTGCACAGCGTGAGCGGGGGGCTGCAGAGCGCTGTGCGAGAGTGCAAGTGGCAGTTCCGCAACCGCCGCTGGAACTGCCCCACGGCTACGGGGCCCCACCTCTTCGGCAAGATCGTCAACCGAG GCTGTCGGGAAACGGCGTTTATTTTCGCTATCACCTCCGCCGGGGTTACCCATTCGGTGGCGCGCTCCTGCTCAGAGGGCTCCATCGAGTCTTGCACGTGCGACTATCGGCGGCGCGGCCCTGGGGGCCCCGATTGGCACTGGGGGGGCTGCAGCGACAACATCGACTTCGGCCGCCTCTTCGGCAGGGAGTTTGTGGACTCCGGGGAGAAGGGGCGGGACCTGCGCTTCCTCATGAACCTTCACAACAACGAGGCTGGCCGCACG aCTGTGTTCTCTGAGATGCGCCAGGAGTGCAAGTGCCACGGGATGTCCGGCTCGTGCACGGTGCGCACGTGCTGGATGCGGCTGCCCACGCTGCGCGCCGTGGGCGACGTGCTGCGCGACCGATTCGATGGCGCCTCGCGCGTCCTCTATGGCAACCGCGGCAGCAACCGCGCCTCGAGGGCGGAACTGCTGCGCCTGGAGCCCGAGGACCCGGCGCACAAGCCGCCCTCCCCCCACGACCTCGTCTACTTCGAGAAATCGCCCAATTTCTGCACGTACAGCGGACGCCTGGGAACGGCGGGCACGGCCGGGCGCGCCTGCAACAGCTCCTCGCCCGCGCTGGACGGCTGCGAGCTGCTCTGCTGTGGCCGGGGCCACCGTACGCGCACACAGCGCGTCACCGAGCGCTGCAACTGCACCTTCCACTGGTGCTGCCACGTCAGCTGCCGCAACTGCACGCACACGCGCGTACTGCACGAGTGTCTGTGA
- the DDN gene encoding dendrin: MLDGQLFSEGPDSPREPQDEESGSCLWVQKSKLLVIEVKTISCHYSRRAPPRQPMDFQASHWARGPQSRTCGPRSGSPEPPPRRPWASRVLQEATNWRAGPPAEARAREQEKRKAASQEREAKETERKRRKAGGARRSPLGRPRPEPRNAPRVAQPVGPSAPSRPERLGLAGRPPRPSAQPQSDPGAAWAGPWGGRRSGPPSYEAHLLLRGAAGTALRRRWDRPPPYVAPPSYEGPHRTLGSKRGPEPSQAPASAACAPTPARTEGGFTKKRLDPRIYRDVLGAWGLRQGRGLLGGSPGCGTARPRLESGKGAVEKSLGLASAGPNSGSDSHPQAKAAGSPSSETAPAGLAAATPSPPRPAPRSRPHLKGPGEGKESREQSWLPKCWIPSLKRQAPRHSQTLPRPWAPGGTGWRESLGHREGAGPETLEGWKGARRAHTLPRSSRGPARGEGVFVIDATCVVIRSQYVPTPRTQHVQLLPNGVPRVGGDAPNQPKPNKEEVEGVAAFSSPCQKLLLSSRLSHQLGGGRGFEAEGGKPPDSSLEERASRILGLPVGEVNLQDAPAQPGSPERSVLGPPASGGAGSAEGSEEVAAVPRRAGRGWARTPGPYAGALREAVSRIRRHTAPDSDSDEAAELSVHSGSSDGSDTEASGASWRNERPRPGEGGKTAELSDSIREILDVINRTEEAFFGERDTKGMPQGNRKQQ; this comes from the exons atgCTGGATGGCCAGCTATTCTCCGAGGGGCCCGACAGCCCCCGGGAGCCCCAGGATGAGGAGTCTGGCAGCTGCCTCTGGGTGCAGAAATCCAAGCTGCTGGTGATCGAAGTGAAGACAATTTCCTGTCATTATAGTCGCCGCGCCCCTCCTCGACAGCCCATGGACTTCCAAGCCAGCCACTGGGCCCGTGGGCCCCAGAGCCGCAC GTGTGGGCCGCGCTCGGGATCCCCTGAACCGCCGCCCCGCCGTCCCTGGGCCTCCAGGGTGCTGCAGGAGGCGACCAACTGGCGGGCGGGGCCCCCGGCCGAGGCCCGAGCCCGggagcaagagaaaaggaaagcggCATCGCAAGAGCGGGAGGCCAAGGAGACCGAGCGAAAAAGGCGCAAGGCTGGTGGGGCCCGAAGGAGCCCCCTCGGTCGGCCCCGCCCGGAACCTCGGAACGCCCCTCGGGTGGCCCAGCCTGTAGGGCCCTCAGCTCCTTCACGACCCGAGCGCCTGGGGCTGGCGGGGCGACCGCCCCGTCCATCCGCGCAGCCTCAGAGCGACCCAGGGGCGGCGTGGGCGGGGCCCTGGGGAGGTAGGCGGTCAGGGCCCCCCAGCTACGAGGCACACCTGCTGCTAAGGGGCGCAGCCGGGACGGCCCTGCGACGACGCTGGGACCGCCCGCCACCCTACGTGGCTCCACCTTCTTACGAAGGCCCCCACAGGACCTTGGGGTCTAAGCGAGGCCCCGAGCCCTCCCAGGCGCCCGCCTCAGCAGCCTGTGCTCCGACTCCGGCCAGGACAGAGGGAGGGTTCACAAAGAAGAGGCTGGATCCTCGGATCTATCGGGACGTCCTCGGGGCTTGGGGTCTCCGACAGGGACGGGGTCTCCTGGGGGGATCCCCAGGCTGTGGAACAGCCAGGCCAAGGCTGGAGTCCGGCAAAGGGGCCGTGGAGAAAAGCCTGGGGCTGGCTAGTGCCGGCCCGAATAGTGGTAGTGACAGCCATCCCCAAGCCAAAGCTGCTGGGAGCCCAAGCTCGGAGACAGCTCCTGCGGGGTTGGCCGCTGCGACTCCCAGCCCACCGCGTCCCGCTCCCAGGTCCAGGCCCCATCTCAAGGGCCccggggaagggaaagaaagtagGGAACAGAGCTGGCTCCCCAAATGCTGGATTCCCTCCCTTAAAAGGCAGGCACCGCGACATAGCCAGACCCTCCCCAGACCCTGGGCTCCAGGAGGCACTGGATGGAGAGAGTCCCTGGGTCATAGAGAGGGGGCAGGACCTGAGACCTTGGAGGGTTGGAAAGGGGCCCGCCGCGCCCACACCCTGCCCCGCAGCTCCCGCGGCCCTGCTCGGGGAGAAGGCGTCTTTGTCATTGACGCCACGTGCGTGGTGATACGCTCCCAGTACGTTCCAACCCCTCGAACCCAGCATGTACAGCTTCTGCCCAATGGGGTGCCGCGCGTCGGGGGGGATGCCCCTAACCAACCGAAGCCCAACAAGGAAGAGGTCGAGGGAGTCGCGGCCTTTTCCTCCCCATGCCAAAAACTGCTGTTGAGCAGTCGCCTTTCACACCAGCTTGGTGGGGGGCGAGGGTTCGAAGCTGAGGGCGGGAAGCCCCCGGACTCCTCCTTGGAGGAGCGCGCCTCGCGCATCTTGGGGCTCCCGGTTGGCGAAGTAAACCTGCAGGACGCCCCCGCGCAGCCAGGTAGCCCAGAGCGCTCAGTCTTAGGCCCACCGGCTTCGGGAGGCGCGGGCAGTGCCGAGGGCTCGGAGGAAGTGGCGGCTGTCCCGCGGCGCGCGGGCCGGGGCTGGGCGCGGACCCCAGGGCCCTACGCCGGGGCCCTGCGGGAAGCCGTGTCCCGCATCCGGCGTCACACTGCCCCGGACTCGGACTCAGACGAAGCTGCGGAGCTCAGCGTCCACAGCGGCTCTTCTGATGGAAGCGACACCGAAGCCTCGGGCGCCTCCTGGCGAAATGAGCGGCCCCGGCCCGGGGAAGGCGGGAAGACGGCAGAGCTGAGCGACAGTATCCGAGAGATTCTAGATGTCATCAACCGAACCGAGGAGGCCTTCTTCGGAGAAAGGGACACTAAGGGGATGCCACAGGGAAATAGGAAGCAGCAGTGA
- the PRKAG1 gene encoding 5'-AMP-activated protein kinase subunit gamma-1 isoform X3, translating into METVASSDSSPALENEHSQETPESNNSVYTSFMKSHRCYDLIPTSSKLVVFDTSLQVKKAFFALVTNGVRAAPLWDSKKQSFVGMLTITDFINILHRYYKSALVQIYELEEHKIETWREVYLQDSFKPLVCISPNASLFDAVSSLIRNKIHRLPVIDPESGNTLYILTHKRILKFLKLFITEFPKPEFMSKSLEELQIGTYANIAMVRTTTPVYVALGIFVQHRVSALPVVDEKGRVVDIYSKFDVINLAAEKTYNNLDVSVTKALQHRSHYFEGVLKCYLHETLETIINRLVEAEVHRLVVVDENDVVKGIVSLSDILQALVLTGGEKP; encoded by the exons AGACCCCAGAATCCAACAATAGTGTGTATACTTCCTTCATGAAGTCTCATCGCTGCTATGACCTGATTCCCACAAGCTCCAAATTGGTTGTATTTGATACTTCCCTGCAG GTGAAGAAAGCTTTCTTTGCTTTGGTGACTAATGGTGTACGGGCTGCCCCTTTGTGGGATAGTAAGAAGCAAAGTTTTGTGG GCATGCTGACCATCACCGATTTCATCAATATCCTGCATCGCTACTATAAATCAGCCTTG GTACAGATCTATGAGCTGGAAGAACACAAGATAGAAACTTGGAGAG AGGTGTACCTACAGGACTCCTTCAAACCACTTGTCTGCATTTCTCCTAATGCCAG CTTGTTTGATGCTGTCTCTTCATTAATTCGAAACAAGATCCACAGGCTGCCAGTTATTGACCCAGAATCAGGCAACACCTTGTACATCCTTACCCACAAGCGTATCCTCAAGTTCCTCAAACTGTTT ATCACTGAGTTCCCCAAGCCAGAGTTCATGTCTAAGTCTCTGGAAGAGCTACAGATTGGCACCTATGCTAACATTGCTATGGTCCGCACCACCACCCCTGTCTACGTGGCTCTGGGCATCTTTGTACAACACCGAGTTTCAGCACTGCCAGTAGTAGACGAGAAAG GGCGTGTGGTGGACATCTACTCCAAGTTTGATGTTATC aatCTGGCAGCAGAAAAGACCTACAACAACTTAGATGTGTCTGTGACGAAAGCCCTCCAACATCGATCACATTACTTTGAGGGTGTCCTCAAGTGTTACCTGCATGAGACTCTGGAGACCATCATCAACAGGCTGGTGGAAGCAGAG GTTCACCGACTTGTAGTGGTAGATGAGAATGATGTGGTCAAGGGGATTGTATCACTGTCTGACATCCTGCAGGCCCTGGTGCTCACAGGAGGAGAGAAGCCCTGA
- the PRKAG1 gene encoding 5'-AMP-activated protein kinase subunit gamma-1 isoform X2 — METVASSDSSPALENEHSQDCELMHGRKLLTIPPYAETPESNNSVYTSFMKSHRCYDLIPTSSKLVVFDTSLQVKKAFFALVTNGVRAAPLWDSKKQSFVGMLTITDFINILHRYYKSALVQIYELEEHKIETWREVYLQDSFKPLVCISPNASLFDAVSSLIRNKIHRLPVIDPESGNTLYILTHKRILKFLKLFITEFPKPEFMSKSLEELQIGTYANIAMVRTTTPVYVALGIFVQHRVSALPVVDEKGRVVDIYSKFDVINLAAEKTYNNLDVSVTKALQHRSHYFEGVLKCYLHETLETIINRLVEAEVHRLVVVDENDVVKGIVSLSDILQALVLTGGEKP; from the exons aTTGTGAGTTGATGCATGGAAGGAAGCTTCTAACTATCCCACCCTATGCAGAGACCCCAGAATCCAACAATAGTGTGTATACTTCCTTCATGAAGTCTCATCGCTGCTATGACCTGATTCCCACAAGCTCCAAATTGGTTGTATTTGATACTTCCCTGCAG GTGAAGAAAGCTTTCTTTGCTTTGGTGACTAATGGTGTACGGGCTGCCCCTTTGTGGGATAGTAAGAAGCAAAGTTTTGTGG GCATGCTGACCATCACCGATTTCATCAATATCCTGCATCGCTACTATAAATCAGCCTTG GTACAGATCTATGAGCTGGAAGAACACAAGATAGAAACTTGGAGAG AGGTGTACCTACAGGACTCCTTCAAACCACTTGTCTGCATTTCTCCTAATGCCAG CTTGTTTGATGCTGTCTCTTCATTAATTCGAAACAAGATCCACAGGCTGCCAGTTATTGACCCAGAATCAGGCAACACCTTGTACATCCTTACCCACAAGCGTATCCTCAAGTTCCTCAAACTGTTT ATCACTGAGTTCCCCAAGCCAGAGTTCATGTCTAAGTCTCTGGAAGAGCTACAGATTGGCACCTATGCTAACATTGCTATGGTCCGCACCACCACCCCTGTCTACGTGGCTCTGGGCATCTTTGTACAACACCGAGTTTCAGCACTGCCAGTAGTAGACGAGAAAG GGCGTGTGGTGGACATCTACTCCAAGTTTGATGTTATC aatCTGGCAGCAGAAAAGACCTACAACAACTTAGATGTGTCTGTGACGAAAGCCCTCCAACATCGATCACATTACTTTGAGGGTGTCCTCAAGTGTTACCTGCATGAGACTCTGGAGACCATCATCAACAGGCTGGTGGAAGCAGAG GTTCACCGACTTGTAGTGGTAGATGAGAATGATGTGGTCAAGGGGATTGTATCACTGTCTGACATCCTGCAGGCCCTGGTGCTCACAGGAGGAGAGAAGCCCTGA